GCGGTGCTGGCGCGCAGCTTCGAGCGCATCCACCGCTCGAACCTGGTCGGCATGGGGATCCTGCCCTTGCGGCTGGACGAGTCGGTGTCCGTCGAGGCGGGCGACCGCATCGAGATCGATGCCCTGCCGGAGAATTTGACCCCTCGGGCCCGCATTCCCGTGCGCATCGTCCGCGCGAGCGGCGACACTGTGCACCTCGACGCCACCGCCGCCGTCGAGACCCGCCTCGACGTGCGCCTGCTTCAGCACGGCGGGGTGATCCCGATGATCCTGCACGAAATGCTGTCCGCTCGATGAAATCGATCAACGCTCCCCTCGCCGCCCAGGTGCTCGAACTCCTCGCCAACGACCGGGTCGCGGTCGGCAGCCACCTCGCGGCCCAGAACCTGGCCGACCGGCTGGGCGTGTCGCGTTCCCCGGTGAACGATGCGCTGCGCCTGCTGCAGGCCAAGGGCCTGCTGACCCGCGAGCCGAACCGGGGCTATTTCCTCGCCCAGCCGGTGGCGCTCGAGGTCTCCCGGCTGCGCGACGAGCTGGCCCGAGACGAACCCGACGTGGTCACGCGCTCGTACTTCCAGCTGGCCGACGACCGCCTGCGCGGCGAGGTGCCCGACGCCTTCTCCGAGGTGTGGCTGAAGAACCGCTACGGCCTCACGCCCGCGCAGGTCACCGCGCTGCTCGGCCGCATGACCCAGGAGGGCTGGGTGCAGAAGAAGGCCGGCTACGGCTGGGCGTTCTCGCCCATGCTGACCACGCCCGACAGCCTGCTGCAGTCGTACCGCCTGCGCCTCGCGCTGGAGCCGGCCGCGCTGCTGGAGCCCGGCTAC
This genomic stretch from Piscinibacter gummiphilus harbors:
- a CDS encoding GntR family transcriptional regulator, translating into MKSINAPLAAQVLELLANDRVAVGSHLAAQNLADRLGVSRSPVNDALRLLQAKGLLTREPNRGYFLAQPVALEVSRLRDELARDEPDVVTRSYFQLADDRLRGEVPDAFSEVWLKNRYGLTPAQVTALLGRMTQEGWVQKKAGYGWAFSPMLTTPDSLLQSYRLRLALEPAALLEPGYRLDPDLLARCRTAEHHLLDGGIETDTPDQLHDRGVRFHESIVEGSGNPFFIDTIRRVNRVRRLLSYRSMKDRARYEQHCRQHLHVLDLIEQQRLQDAAEALREHLGHTLDNLGRIRNILTP